A stretch of Monomorium pharaonis isolate MP-MQ-018 chromosome 7, ASM1337386v2, whole genome shotgun sequence DNA encodes these proteins:
- the LOC105828870 gene encoding glutamine-dependent NAD(+) synthetase yields MGRTVTVAVCTLNQWAMDFDGNTRRILQSIQEAKDAGATYRSGPELEVCGYSCEDHFYESDTLLHSWEVLMTLLKSSVCEDILIDVGMPVMHKNVTYNCRVAFLNRRILLIRPKMRLCEDGNYRETRWFSPWTKERTVEDYFLPRMIAQVTGQTVVPFGDAVIATRDTCVGFEICEELWHPASNHIPMSMDGVEIIANGSGSYFELRKAYVTVDLVKSATFKAGGCYMFSNLRGCDGGRLYFNGGSSITLNGNVLNRGRQFALEDVEVTVATVDLEDVRNYRNSIRSRSHSAAASPSYPRVKIDFALTPENLVSNPPDRPIDGVQDVYGNDDGHSSLIDHTPEEEIAMAPACWLWDYLRRSCQGGFFLPLSGGVDSASSACIVYSMCEMIVESINRGDAQVLADTRKIVGDCEYVPVDAKQLCNTILVTCYMGTENSSAETKARAAELANQIGSYHHGIVIDTAISAILGIFQQVTKLTPRFKAQGGSPRENLALQNVQARLRMVIAYLFAQLMLWVRGRPGGLLVLGSGNVDESLRGYLTKYDCSSADINPIGGIAKNDLKKFLVYFRRKHGISALDNILEAPPTAELEPLQAGQLAQLDEVDMGMTYKELSVFGRLRKQSKAGPFSMFCRLVHMWDHCTPKEIADKVKHFYRCYAINRHKMTILTPACHAESYSPDDNRFDHRPFLYNHSWKWQFAAIDEQVKRLSSEEKPSRPRKGAPKVPTKPRYMPFSSVISNKTHPGVVV; encoded by the exons ATGGGGCGTACGGTGACGGTCGCCGTTTGCACGTTAAACCAATGGGCGATGGACTTCGACGGTAATACCAGGAGAATTCTGCAGAGTATACAAGAGGCGAAAGACGCTGGTGCCACTTACCGGAGCGGTCCCGAGCTAGAAGTCTG CGGTTATAGCTGCGAGGACCATTTCTACGAATCGGACACACTACTCCATAGTTGGGAAGTTTTGATGACCCTCCTGAAGTCCAGCGTATGCGAGGACATACTGATTGACGTGGGGATGCCGGTGATGCACAAGAACGTGACCTACAACTGCAGGGTGGCCTTTCTGAATCGGCGGATCTTGCTGATCAGGCCGAAAATGCGGCTGTGCGAGGACGGCAACTACCGGGAGACCAGATGGTTTTCTCCTTGGACGAAA GAGCGTACGGTCGAGGATTACTTCCTGCCGCGAATGATAGCACAAGTCACCGGTCAGACCGTAGTGCCGTTCGGTGACGCGGTCATCGCGACGAGAGACACGTGCGTGGGTTTTGAAATATGCGAGGAACTTTGGCACCCGGCCAGCAATCATATCCCGATGTCAATGGATGGCGTGGAAATTATCGCGAATG ggagCGGTTCGTACTTCGAGCTACGTAAAGCCTATGTCACCGTGGATCTCGTCAAGTCGGCTACCTTCAAGGCTGGCGGCTGCTACATGTTCAGTAACTTGCGCGGATGCGACGGCGGCAGGCTGTATTTCAACGGCGGCTCCAGCATCACGCTCAACGGCAACGTGTTAAATCGTGGACGACAATTTGCCCTCGAAGATGTGGAGGTGACCGTCGCTACGGTTGATCTCGAGGATGTAAG GAATTACCGAAACAGCATCAGATCGCGATCGCATTCGGCTGCTGCGTCACCCAGTTATCCACGCGTGAAAATCGATTTTGCGCTCACGCCAGAGAATCTCGTCTCGAACCCACCGGATCGACCCATCGACGGAGTCCAGGATGTGTACGGCAATGATGACGGGCACTCGAGCCTCATCGATCACACCCCGGAAGAAGAGATCGCAATGGCACCCGCGTGCTGGCTGTGGGACTATCTGAG ACGATCCTGCCAAGGAGGATTTTTCTTACCACTGAGCGGCGGTGTCGATTCGGCGTCTTCAGCATGCATTGTATATTCGATGTGCGAAATGATCGTCGAATCGATCAATAGAGGAG ATGCACAGGTCTTAGCGGACACCAGGAAGATCGTCGGCGACTGCGAGTATGTTCCGGTCGACGCGAAGCAGTTGTGCAACACCATTCTGGTCACATGCTACATGGGAACGGAGAACTCGTCAGCGGAGACCAAGGCTCGAGCAGCCGAGCTAGCCAATCAAATAGGATCCTATCATCATGGGATAGTCATAGATACTGCGATATCTGCGATTTTAGGGATCTTCCAACAGGTCACGAAGCTGACACCGAGATTTAAAGCGCAAGGTGGTTCGCCTAGGGAGAACTTGGCCTTGCAAAATGTACAG GCTCGATTACGAATGGTGATCGCTTACCTGTTCGCTCAATTAATGTTGTGGGTCAGAGGCCGTCCGGGTGGCCTCTTAGTGCTGGGGAGCGGTAACGTGGACGAATCCCTACGCGGTTATCTCACTAAGTACGATTGCAGCAGCGCCGACATCAATCCTATAGGTGGCATAGCAAAGAacgatttaaagaaatttctcGTGTACTTTAG ACGCAAACACGGAATATCCGCTTTGGATAATATCCTGGAGGCACCACCCACCGCGGAACTGGAACCGCTGCAGGCGGGACAGCTTGCGCAATTAGACGAGGTGGACATGGGCATGACCTATAAGGAGCTGTCAGTTTTCGGGCGGTTAAGAAAGCAGAGTAAGGCCGGACCTTTTTCCATGTTCTGCAGACTCGTACACATGTGGGATCACTGTACCCCGAAAGAA ATTGCCGATAAGGTGAAACACTTCTACAGATGTTACGCTATTAATCGTCACAAGATGACGATACTGACTCCGGCCTGCCACGCGGAGTCGTACAGCCCCGACGACAATCGATTCGATCACCGACCCTTCCTGTACAATCATTCGTGGAAATGGCAGTTTGCAGCGATCGACGAACAG gtGAAACGACTCAGCAGCGAAGAGAAGCCGTCCAGACCGCGTAAGGGTGCTCCGAAAGTGCCTACCAAGCCCAGATATATGCCGTTCAGCTCCGTAATCAGCA ATAAAACGCATCCTGGAGTAGTAGTTTAA